A part of Plasmodium coatneyi strain Hackeri chromosome 8, complete sequence genomic DNA contains:
- a CDS encoding Eukaryotic translation initiation factor 3 subunit K: MDVKNIIEEVQAIKVYPHMMFNASKLKILSDYVEIAFGNNEHFDNEVMLTLLRLFCLYPHCFDKVVIKKILVCVLYNINDIDMNIYLSLINPNLYDDHIKSIVYLYDLIKECQFIKMWSCIKNNQWMDNRTCDYSFFTNHETFITNIRKYIINCITLSFENISLENMAAYLNFQDMNELEVFLNENKWTVKKAMHKDEEVKICSNGNIETMQQTKKTINTYFNEDNISSYINKLNN, from the exons AtggatgtaaaaaatattatcgAGGAGGTTCAGGCCATTAAGGTTTATCCTCATATGATGTTCAACGCTTCCAAGCTGA AAATCCTGAGTGACTATGTCGAGATCGCCTTTGGAAACAACGAACACTTTGACAACGAAGTGATGCTGACGCTACTGAGGCTGTTCTGTCTGTACCCACACTGCTTTGATAAAgttgtaataaaaaaaatcctcgTATGTGTCCTATACAACATAAACGACATAGACATGAATATCTACCTCAGTCTCATTAACCCCAACCTTTATGACGACCACATCAAAAGCATCGTCTATCTGTACGATTTAATTAAAGAGTGCCAGTTCATTAAAATGTGGAGTTGCATCAAGAACAACCAATGGATGGACAACCGCACCTGTGACTACTCCTTCTTTACAAATCACGAAACTTTTATCACCAACATTAGGAAGTACATAATAAACTGTATTACTCTGAGctttgaaaatatttctctTGAAAATATGGCCGCTTATTTGAATTTCCAAGATATGAACGAACTGGaggtttttttaaatgagaaCAAATGGACTGTTAAAAAGGCGATGCATAAAGATGAAGAGGTGAAAATATGTTCCAATGGAAACATAGAAACGATGCAACAGACCAAGAAAACCATCAATACGTATTTTAACGAGGACAATATATCATCTTACATTAACAAACTCAACAATTGA
- a CDS encoding Sybindin domain containing protein, protein MYSLYVNNQHGTLVYEKHFSDEIKLNSNEEIRLASMLHGISTISEKINVHTSPLNESKRNIFKSLEKKGIETIEGDGFKIQCYDTLTGIKIFIVHKDDLNIEANTYLKRVHELYSDIILKNPFYDIDMPIRSAVFNEQVEKLFAAKMNLLLNVLILIDAASVTFLSVTFLMINLNEESLELSKAHRENGKKALVVAILLYAVFLVLLFTYKAYKNKRKLYNNFFMKKRNAPRYVQLASTYFSGADEYEQYELSKI, encoded by the exons ATGTATTCCCTCTATGTCAACAACCAGCATGGTACGTTAGTTTACGAAAAG CACTTCAGCGACGAAATAAAGCTAAACAGTAATGAAGAGATAAGACTGGCTTCCATGCTGCACGGCATTTCAACCATATCTGAGAAGATCAATGTGCATACGTCCCCCCTAAATGAATCGAAGAGAAACATTTTCAAGTCACTAGAGAAGAAGGGCATCGAGACAATCGAGGGAGATGGTTTCAAAATCCAGTGTTACGACACGTTAACAggaattaaaattttcattgtGCACAAAGATGACCTCAACATCGAAGCGAACACTTATTTGAAAAGGGTTCACGAATTGTATAGCGACATCATTTTGAAGAACCCCTTCTACGACATTGATATGCCTATACGTTCCGCGGTTTTTAACGAGCAAGTCGAGAAGCTCTTCGCCG CTAAAATGAACCTCCTCCTTAATGTACTAATTCTGATTGACGCAGCGAGTGTTACGTTTCTCTCAGTAACATTTCTTATGATCAACTTGAATGAAGAAAGTCTGGAACTAAGTAAAGCACACCgagaaaatgggaaaaaggcTCTGGTAGTAGCCATTTTATTGTATGCAGTTTTTTTAGTTCTCCTCTTTACATACAAAGCCtacaaaaataaacgaaaGCTGTACAACAACTTCTTCATGAAGAAGAGAAATGCTCCCAGGTATGTTCAGCTCGCCAGCACTTATTTTTCAGGCGCAGACGAGTACGAGCAGTACGAGCTGAGCAAGATTTAG